The Celeribacter marinus genome window below encodes:
- a CDS encoding D-ribose ABC transporter substrate-binding protein, producing the protein MIKFTTRTLLAAATALPLMAGSAWADGLISIIVNDPANPYWFTEGEVAKATAEELGYEATVSAHTGDTNLESNLIDAAITNGAAAIILDPANADGSVGVVRKATEAGIPVFLVNAEINESGLAIGQLVSNNAQGAALGAIAWQEVVGDAASYVEFFGNPSDNNAATRSNGYNTVLSQYPDLVKVAEEVANWDRTQGYTKMQSIIQANPVIDAVISGNDEMALGAIAALKEAGRLDGVVVGGFDGSPDAVASVAAGEMAYTVLQPVAVFAREAVIQADHYIKNGEAMVATEKQLFDCLLITADNVANYTAPFTLSN; encoded by the coding sequence ATGATTAAGTTTACAACACGCACATTGCTCGCCGCAGCAACCGCCCTGCCCCTCATGGCAGGCTCCGCTTGGGCAGATGGATTGATCTCCATTATCGTCAACGACCCTGCGAACCCCTACTGGTTCACCGAAGGCGAAGTGGCCAAGGCAACCGCCGAAGAGCTCGGGTATGAGGCCACCGTGTCCGCTCACACTGGCGACACCAACCTCGAGTCGAACCTCATTGACGCGGCAATCACCAACGGTGCGGCTGCGATCATTCTTGATCCGGCAAACGCTGACGGCTCTGTCGGTGTTGTGCGCAAAGCAACCGAAGCGGGCATTCCCGTGTTTCTCGTGAACGCGGAAATCAACGAAAGCGGCTTGGCCATCGGTCAGTTGGTCTCGAACAACGCACAGGGCGCAGCCCTTGGTGCAATCGCATGGCAAGAGGTCGTCGGTGACGCCGCAAGCTATGTCGAGTTCTTTGGCAACCCATCCGACAACAACGCCGCGACACGCTCCAACGGTTACAACACCGTGCTCAGCCAGTACCCCGACCTCGTCAAAGTCGCTGAAGAAGTCGCAAACTGGGACCGCACACAGGGCTACACCAAGATGCAGTCGATCATTCAGGCAAACCCTGTGATTGATGCCGTGATTTCAGGGAACGACGAGATGGCGCTCGGCGCGATTGCGGCGCTCAAAGAAGCGGGTCGCCTTGACGGTGTTGTCGTTGGCGGATTTGACGGCTCACCAGATGCGGTTGCATCCGTTGCCGCCGGAGAAATGGCCTATACCGTGCTTCAGCCTGTTGCCGTATTCGCCCGCGAAGCGGTCATCCAAGCCGATCACTACATCAAAAACGGCGAAGCTATGGTCGCAACCGAAAAGCAGTTGTTCGACTGCCTGTTGATCACAGCAGACAACGTGGCCAACTACACAGCACCCTTTACGCTGTCCAACTAA
- a CDS encoding ABC transporter permease, translating to MSDTTSKAAQSTPTKPRLDIGYLLLEGRAFFALIAIIVIFSMLSPNYFSLPNFLIMTSQVAIFGLLAIGMLLVILSGGIDLSVGSTLALCGVFAGFLMQGVELESLGIIIYLPVWAVVVCTLAMGAFVGVINGILVAWFKVPAFVATLGTLYVARGAALLMTNGLTFNNLSGRAELGNTGFEWLGFNRLWGVPISIFALSLVAVTVYLLLSRTPFGRWLYSAGGNPNAARLSGVPVSKVLIWVYVLSGVCAAIAGLVLSSQLTSAGPTAGTTYELTAIAAVVIGGAALTGGRGTVRGTLLGGFVIVFLGAGLVITGVSSYWQTVFTGAVIVLAVLLNSINYGGKGRTS from the coding sequence ATGTCGGACACGACCTCAAAAGCGGCACAATCCACGCCCACAAAGCCGCGCCTCGACATTGGCTACCTGTTGTTGGAGGGGCGTGCGTTCTTTGCGCTGATCGCAATTATCGTTATCTTTTCAATGCTGTCGCCCAACTACTTCAGCCTGCCAAACTTTTTGATCATGACGTCACAAGTGGCCATTTTTGGCCTGTTGGCTATCGGTATGCTGCTGGTCATTCTAAGTGGCGGGATTGATTTGTCGGTTGGATCGACATTGGCGCTTTGCGGTGTGTTTGCGGGATTTTTGATGCAGGGCGTCGAATTGGAGTCCCTTGGGATTATCATCTATCTGCCGGTTTGGGCCGTGGTGGTGTGTACCCTCGCCATGGGGGCATTTGTTGGCGTGATCAACGGCATCTTGGTCGCATGGTTCAAGGTTCCGGCGTTCGTGGCCACATTGGGTACGCTCTATGTGGCACGCGGTGCGGCGTTGCTGATGACCAATGGCTTGACGTTTAACAACCTGTCGGGGCGCGCCGAATTGGGGAACACAGGCTTTGAATGGCTTGGGTTCAACCGCCTTTGGGGCGTGCCGATTAGCATCTTTGCACTTAGCCTAGTGGCCGTCACGGTGTATCTGTTGCTGTCGCGTACCCCGTTTGGACGCTGGCTCTATTCGGCAGGTGGCAACCCCAATGCGGCGCGCCTATCGGGTGTGCCCGTCTCCAAAGTTCTGATCTGGGTTTATGTCCTGTCTGGGGTCTGTGCAGCCATTGCGGGGCTTGTTCTCAGCTCGCAACTGACCTCCGCTGGCCCGACCGCAGGCACGACCTATGAGCTGACCGCAATCGCCGCCGTTGTGATCGGCGGGGCCGCGTTGACGGGCGGGCGTGGCACCGTGCGCGGCACGCTTTTGGGCGGGTTCGTGATCGTGTTTTTGGGCGCGGGCCTCGTGATCACGGGGGTGTCGTCCTACTGGCAGACCGTGTTTACCGGCGCGGTGATCGTGCTCGCCGTCTTGCTCAACTCCATCAATTACGGGGGCAAAGGCCGCACATCCTAG
- a CDS encoding sugar ABC transporter ATP-binding protein, with amino-acid sequence MITDVSHIDVPTATPDTAEVVLAARNIAKSFGAVQALKGVNFDIHRGQVTTLFGENGAGKSTLMKILSGVQLPTSGEILVDGVPVTLSSTTDALNFGISIIHQELSLAPNMNVRDNIFLGREITGPTGVNFAEEERQARNLMQELEEDIDPLTLVEDLRLGQQQIVEIARALSVNSRILIMDEPTSALSASEVEVLFKVIRDLTARGVSIVYISHHLEEALQVTNHAVVLRDGAMTAYAPRSEIDLEWIVRNMVGENFDLGAPPSGYAFGAPALEIKDLSVADASGTGLAVDRLNLTVNAGEVVCIYGLMGAGRTELMECAAGRMSAAHGHVLLHGQDVSRLTIAQRIDAGLVLVPEDRQRDGLVQTMSVGTNLSLASIRAFTKRLFTSRSAEDVIIADTIRDVTVKTDGPDAMIGSLSGGNQQKVVIGKMLATSPSVILLDEPSRGIDIGAKAEVFGLLAERARQGIAVVYTTSEVGECLSIAHRIIVMSRGRISAEFTQNVTKEEIMAASGEAVVA; translated from the coding sequence ATGATCACCGATGTGTCACATATCGACGTCCCAACGGCCACGCCCGACACGGCGGAAGTCGTATTGGCCGCGCGCAACATCGCCAAATCCTTCGGCGCGGTGCAAGCACTTAAAGGCGTCAATTTCGACATTCATCGCGGACAAGTCACCACGTTGTTTGGCGAAAACGGCGCGGGCAAATCGACGTTGATGAAAATCCTGTCGGGGGTGCAATTGCCCACTTCTGGCGAGATTTTGGTGGACGGGGTGCCTGTGACACTGTCGTCGACCACGGATGCGCTCAACTTTGGCATTTCGATCATCCACCAAGAGTTGAGCCTCGCGCCCAACATGAACGTGCGCGACAACATCTTTTTGGGGCGCGAAATCACGGGTCCAACGGGCGTCAATTTTGCCGAGGAAGAACGCCAAGCCCGCAACCTCATGCAAGAGCTCGAAGAGGACATTGATCCGCTCACCCTCGTCGAAGATTTGCGCCTTGGACAGCAACAAATCGTTGAAATCGCACGCGCCCTGTCGGTCAATTCGCGCATTTTGATTATGGACGAGCCGACATCGGCACTTTCAGCCAGCGAAGTCGAGGTTCTGTTCAAAGTTATTCGCGATCTGACGGCGCGCGGCGTCTCGATCGTCTATATTTCGCACCACCTCGAAGAAGCATTACAAGTGACCAACCACGCCGTTGTGCTGCGCGATGGGGCCATGACGGCCTATGCACCGCGCAGCGAGATCGATCTGGAATGGATTGTGCGCAATATGGTTGGCGAGAACTTTGACCTCGGCGCGCCGCCCTCTGGCTATGCATTTGGCGCACCCGCCCTTGAGATCAAAGACCTCAGCGTGGCAGACGCATCGGGCACCGGTCTTGCCGTTGATCGGCTCAACCTCACCGTGAACGCCGGCGAAGTGGTCTGTATTTACGGCTTGATGGGCGCAGGGCGCACCGAATTGATGGAATGTGCCGCTGGTCGCATGAGTGCGGCGCACGGCCACGTGTTGCTCCATGGCCAAGACGTTTCGCGACTGACGATTGCACAGCGGATTGACGCGGGCCTTGTGCTGGTGCCCGAAGACCGTCAGCGCGATGGATTGGTGCAAACCATGAGTGTCGGCACGAACCTGTCGTTGGCCTCTATCCGCGCCTTTACCAAACGCTTGTTCACCTCGCGCAGCGCGGAGGACGTCATTATTGCTGACACCATTCGCGATGTGACCGTCAAAACCGATGGGCCAGACGCAATGATCGGGTCTTTGTCGGGCGGCAATCAGCAAAAGGTTGTGATCGGCAAAATGTTGGCCACATCGCCCAGTGTGATCCTTTTGGACGAACCCAGCCGCGGGATCGATATCGGCGCCAAAGCCGAAGTGTTTGGCCTGTTGGCCGAGCGCGCCCGCCAAGGGATTGCCGTTGTATACACCACATCCGAGGTCGGCGAATGCCTTTCGATTGCCCATAGGATCATCGTCATGAGCCGTGGGCGCATCTCCGCCGAATTCACCCAAAACGTCACCAAAGAAGAGATCATGGCCGCCTCGGGCGAAGCTGTGGTTGCTTGA
- a CDS encoding pentapeptide repeat-containing protein translates to MESLSLHNANLTRSRIDNVNFSDAVVTNCNLTGFAILNCGLEGMTIDGIAVTDLLKKWHEG, encoded by the coding sequence ATGGAGAGCTTGTCATTGCACAACGCGAACCTCACACGCAGTCGCATCGACAACGTGAACTTTTCGGACGCGGTTGTGACGAACTGCAATCTCACAGGATTTGCCATCCTCAATTGCGGCCTTGAAGGGATGACCATCGACGGGATTGCCGTGACCGACTTGTTGAAAAAATGGCACGAAGGTTGA